GGCCCGGTTCACGAAGCCGCCCGCAGCGGCCACCGGGAGGCTGCCAGCGACAATGGCTATCCCGAATTCCAGCGCCAGGCTGCGGTGCAGGTCCACCACGCGCCCCACGAAGGGAGTCAGCGCCGGGCGCATTCCCAAAATGTCATGGTGCAGCTCGGCGGGGAGCAAGGCCACCAGTTCCAGGGCAGCATATTCGGGGAAAATCAGCAACTGTGCGTCTGTCTCCGCGCCCTGCCGGACCCAGTCGCGCAAGTTGGCCGTGTACTCGTCCCAGTTGCCGGGGCGGGTGATGGGATAGGCGGCGGCGGCGATACGCACGGTCATGGGGTCAGTCTAGACCCCCTAGAATCCCACCATGACTGCTCTGATCTGGCTGGCCCTGGACGGCGTAGGCCATCCAGCTGACGCCCTGCCAGAATCGGTGTGGAACGCGAAACTGCCGACCCTGCGCCCACTGGTTGAGGCCGGGCTGGCGCTGGACGCTGGGCTAGGTGTGCCGGGACTGCCGCAATCGGCCACCGGGCAGGCCTGCTGGCTGACCGGGCAGGATGCCGTGCGGTACATGGGCGAACACTTCGGGCCACAGCCGGGGCCGACGCTGCGACGCTTGCTGGATCAGGCCAGCTGGCCCGTGCAACTGACACGGGCTGGTGGCAGGGCTGGGCTCGCTAACTTTTATCCACCTGGCTATTTTGAACGGCACCTTCAGCGCCCCCGGCACGGCTGTTTCCCCTACTCGGTGCTGAGCGCCGGGTTGCCGCTGAACCCGCCGGATCTGCCCCCCGTGCTGCCCACCCTGGGACTGAGTTACGCGGCGCCCTGGGCACCTCAGCACCCACTGGCCGACATCGCCGCGCTGGGTGAGGCGCTCGCCCGTGCAGCGGCGCCTTACGACCTGGTGATGTGTGACCTGTGGCTGGGTGATCTGATTGGTCACAGTGGTGCACCAGAACTTCCTTCCGCCTCGTTGCGGGCCGGGCAGACTTATTTACAGCGGGTAGATGCTTTGCTGGAAGGGCTGCTGGCAGTGGGTGCCAAGGTGCTGCTCAGCAGTGACCACGGCAACCTAGAAAACCTACAGACCAAATCACATACTCAGGCGCGGGTGCCACTGGCCTGGGCAGGGGTGCTGTCACCACAGGTGAGCGACATTGTGGAGGCAGGTCAGTGGGTAGGCCAGCAACTGGAACTGACGTCCACGCCAAGTCTTTTCGATCCGCCACCTTCATAAAGTCTCCATTTCTGATGCGTGCCCTTGTTCTGGAATCACGTCAAGTTATCCACAGGCGCCTCTAAAAGAGTGACGATTCTGCCTGTTGGACATTGAAAAGTGTTGGCACGCTGATTCTGTCCGATACAGAAATGACGTGTAGAACGCATCTTTACGCAAGGGGAATACAAAATTGTGCTGGCAGACGGAAACTCTGGAGTTATCCACAGTGAAACGCTCGCTTGTGGATAACTTTTTTGTGGTGTGAGACCCTGTCTCATGTTGGGCTAAATACTGTCGCCTGACCTGACCTTGACCTGAGATTTGCGTGGTTGACTAGGGGTCTGACGGAGGAGGCAGACTGTGAAACATCACCTTCTCCGGGGCTCCCTGACGGGTGTCCTAAAGGGCTGCACCCGTGGCGTACTTTGCCGGTGCATTTCTCCTATGATGGAAAGCAAACCTCAACCCGGCCTGTAAGTGCTGAGAATCGCGCTGCATCTGTGTCCACGGCGGAGTTTTACTACCCTGGCAACTTTGAGGTGAGGTGGCCGAACTTTCGGTGGCCTCTGTATCAGACCATAAAAGGAGACGACGTTTATGTCCAAAACGACAACTCAAACCCCGGCAGGTGGAGCCGAACAGATGCCACCTGCTGCGGCCGAAGCCATGAATAAGTCGGTCCTGCAACCCCAGGCCGAAGGTCAGCCCGAAGTGCCGATGCTGCAGTTCATCACCCCCGAAGGCACGCTGAACCCCGACCTTGAAGGCGGCGAATCCCGCCTGCCCGACCCCGAAACCCAGCTGTGGCTGTACCGCCAGATGCGCCGCATCCGTCACTTTGATGAGCGGGCCTGGGTGCTGTACCGCCAGGGCAAGATGGGCGTGTTCCCGCCGTACGGCGGCATGGAAGCGTCGCAGGCCGGAACCACCGCCGCGCTGACCACCGAAGACTGGCTGTTTCCCACCTACCGCGACACCGGAGCCGCGCTGACCTACGGTCTGCCGATCAAGCAAACCGTGGCCTACTGGCGCTCCAGCCCGCACGGCTGGTACATGCCCGAAAACCTCAAGGTGACGCCCTTTTATATTCCCATCGCCACGCAGTACCCGCAGGCCGTGGGCGCCGCGCTGGCCGAGAAGAAAAAAGGTACCCGCAATGTCGCCATGGCCTTTATCGGGGACGGCGGCAGCTCGGAAGGCGACTTTCACGAGGGCCTGAACTTTGCCGGGGCGCTGAATGCACCCTGCGTGTTTATCCTCCAGAACAACGGCTGGGCCATCAGCGTGCCGACCACCACCCAGACCAAGGCCCAGAACCTGTCACGCCGCGCCGACGGCTACGGTATCCCCGGTATCCGGGTAGACGGCAACGACATCCTGGCGGTGTACTCGGTCAGCCGTGACGCCGTGGAGCGCGCCCGGAACGGCGAAGGCCCGACCCTGATCGAAACCGTGACCTTCCGCATCAAGCCGCACACCGTGGCCGACGACGTGACCCGTTACCGCCCCGAAGAAATGACGGCAGGCTGGGACGAAAAAGACCCGGTGAGGCGCCTGCGGGCCTACCTGCTGGCCCAGGGCACGCTGACCGAGGAAAGTGAAGCCGCACTTCTGGAAGAAATCCACACTGAATTCGAAGAGGCCGTGGCTGCCGCCGACAGCCTGCCGGACCCCACGCCCGCCGAAATCGTGGATCACGTATTTGCCGAACCCACTCCGCAGCTGAAAAAACAGCGCGCCCAGATCATGGAGGAAAACGGAGCATGACCGCCACTGCCGAGAAACAAGTCACTGCACAGCGGGACGCCAGCAAACCCATCACCATGGTCGCCGCCATCAACGAAGCGCTGGATCAGGCGCTGGAGCGCAACCCTGACGTGTATATCTTCGGGGAAGACGTGGGCATCATGGGCGGCGTGTTCCGCGCCACCGACGGCCTGCAGGCCCGCTACGGCGAGGAGCGTGTCTTCGACACCCCGCTGGCCGAGGCGGGCATCATGGGCATGGCCATCGGGATGGGCTTGGCAGGCCTGAAACCCGTCGCTGAGATGCAGTTCGCAGGCTTCATCTACCCCGCGCTGGACCAGATCATGAGCCACCTGGGCCGCTACCGCCACCGCACCCGCAGCCGCTTCTCGCTGCCGGTGGTCGTGCGTGCGCCCTACGGCGGCGGGGTCCACACCCCCGAGCAGCACGCCGACAGCCCCGAAGCGATTCTGGCGCATGTGCCGGGCATCAAGGTGGTCATTCCCAGCAACCCGCAGGACGCCAAAGGTCTGCTGCTGGCCGCTATCGAGGACCCCGATCCGGTGATGTTCTTCGAGAGCATCAAGATGTACCGCTCGCTGAAACAGGAAGTGGACCTCGGCTACTACATCATTCCGCTGGGCCAAGCCCGCATTCACCGCGAAGGCACCGACCTGACCCTGATCTGCTACGGCGGCATGGTGGAGATCTGCGACAAGGCTGCCGAAGCTGCAGCGCAAGCAGGCATCAGCGCCGAGATCATCGACCTGCGGACCATCAGCCCACTGGACACCGACACCCTGCTGGAAAGTGTCCGCAAGACGGGCCGCGCTGTGATTGTCACCGAAGCGCCGCGCACCGCTGGCTTCCATAGCGAAATTGCCGCCGTGATTGCCGAGGAGGCTGTGGATTCGCTGCTGGCCCCGGTGGTCCGCGTGACGGGCTTTGACGCGCCTTACCCGCCCTTTACCGCCATCGAAGACAAGTACCGCCCCACGCCGACCCGCGTCGCAAAGGCGATGCGTCAGGTGATGGACTACTAGAGAACTGCCCTGGCGAGGATCAGCTAGGCATTTGCTGAGGGTGGAAAGAGCCGGGGTTGCAGAGTTGCCCCGGCTCTTTTGGGGGCTGCAGCGCTGGCGTCCTCAGGCCCTCTTCTCTCATCATCCTTCCGTCAGCCACGGCGCATAGGCTGAGGCATGCTGACCCCACCGCCCACGCCCGCCGAGGTGGTCCACCTGGGCAACGAAGCCATCACCGTGACTGGCCAGTCCAATGCAGACAAGGCAGAGATGGACGTAGGGTTATGGGCGCACGAGGAAACGCTCTACTCGCCGCGCGGCGACGCGGCGGTGGTGCGTTTTTGCTGGGACGCCGTCAAGTATCACGGCTGCCAGGTGTATCTGGCGCGGCCTGGGGGTCGGGTGACGCCCCTCAAGAACAGCGACGTAACCCGACTGCTCTGGACCCAGGACGGTGAATACCTGATCGGGGCCGGGGCCAATACGCTGCGGCTATGGAACCTGTCGGACGGAATGCGGAGTGTGGTGTATCAGGCCAAGAGCGGTGCGCCGACTACGGGCGGGATCACCCGGCTGTGGCTGGAACCGAACGGGCGCGGGCGTGGTGATCTCTGCGTGGCCACCACCGAGGTGGTGCGCTATGACCAGCCCGGCCAGCTGCGACCTACGCTGACCCTGAGTGCCGCCCGCTACCAGTTGCCCACGCTGCAGCGCCTAGGCCTGAACACGGTGCAGGCGCTGGAAGGCGAAGCCGCCTGCCCTAGCGCCCGCTGACCAGCGCCCACAGCGGCGGCCCCAGCACATTCAGGCCCACCAGCAGCGCGAAAAAGGCCGCCACATACACGGCTCCGGCGGCGGCGTCCTTCGCGGCGGCGGCGAGTGGGTGCGGGCCTGGGCTGAGCAGGTCTATCGCCGCTTCTACGGCGCTGTTGACCAGTTCCAAGCTCAGGACCAGCGCACACACCAACAAAATTGGGGTCAGCGGCGCATCCAGCCATAGCGTCAGCCCCAGCGCGGTCACAGCGGCCCACGCCTCAAAGCGGAAATTGGCCTCCTGGCGGTAGGTGCGCTGCAGGCCCGCCCAGGCGTACCCCGCCGAGCGCATCCAGCGCCGCGCACTCAGCGCCGAGCCGACATTTTTATTCATTCCTCTAACTCGTCACCCAGGGCGGCCTGTGCGGCGGCCCAGGCATCATGAAAAATCTGCCACGCCTCGCCGGTCGCGCCTTCCTCAAAGCCCAACCCTTCAGCGTGCGGGTGGTCGTGGCCGACCAGATGGGTCATGCCGTGGCTGGCGAGCAGCGCGGCTTCGCGGGTGAGGCTATGGCCCCGCGCCCCCGCCTGCCGCCCCGCCGTCTCCAGGCTGATGATGATGTCGCCCAGGTGCGGCGGCATGAAGGGGTCGCCCGGCTCCCAGCTGGGAAAACTGAGCACGTCGGTGACGGCGTCCTCGCCCCAGTGCTCCAGCTTGAGCGCCCGGATCGTCTCGTCGTCTACCAGCACCACCGTCACCTCGCGGTCCTGCACGCCGAAATGCCGCATCACGGCCGCCAGGCTATGTTCCAGGGCTGCAGTCAATCCGGGGTCTACAGGCACTTCGGCCACCAGGTCTATCACGCCCGTCAGGATAGCGCGGGCGGCAGACCTGGCCCATCGCTCAAGGCAGCGTCGGTTTGGGCGGCGCGGACTGTGGGTGTGTGATTATTTCTGCCGCCGTGGTACGCCAAGCTGTTTCCAGCGTAGACGGGTCACCTCTCGCTGAACGGCAACGTGAATTTTGGCGGCGAGCTGGTGAACGCTCGTGGTGAGGCGGTACAGCCGAAAAGACCCCTGCAGTTCAAGCAGAGGCCTTTGGCGTTGGCTGTTGATGGTGAAGGCACAGAGGTAAGTCACCCCTCTGGTGTGGCGCTTTACCAGCGCTCGGTCACGGTCTTGAGCTGCATAAAGTTGCCCAGGTACTCCGGGCCGCCCGCCTTGGAGTCGGTGC
The sequence above is a segment of the Deinococcus radiophilus genome. Coding sequences within it:
- a CDS encoding alkaline phosphatase family protein, encoding MTALIWLALDGVGHPADALPESVWNAKLPTLRPLVEAGLALDAGLGVPGLPQSATGQACWLTGQDAVRYMGEHFGPQPGPTLRRLLDQASWPVQLTRAGGRAGLANFYPPGYFERHLQRPRHGCFPYSVLSAGLPLNPPDLPPVLPTLGLSYAAPWAPQHPLADIAALGEALARAAAPYDLVMCDLWLGDLIGHSGAPELPSASLRAGQTYLQRVDALLEGLLAVGAKVLLSSDHGNLENLQTKSHTQARVPLAWAGVLSPQVSDIVEAGQWVGQQLELTSTPSLFDPPPS
- the pdhA gene encoding pyruvate dehydrogenase (acetyl-transferring) E1 component subunit alpha, with the protein product MSKTTTQTPAGGAEQMPPAAAEAMNKSVLQPQAEGQPEVPMLQFITPEGTLNPDLEGGESRLPDPETQLWLYRQMRRIRHFDERAWVLYRQGKMGVFPPYGGMEASQAGTTAALTTEDWLFPTYRDTGAALTYGLPIKQTVAYWRSSPHGWYMPENLKVTPFYIPIATQYPQAVGAALAEKKKGTRNVAMAFIGDGGSSEGDFHEGLNFAGALNAPCVFILQNNGWAISVPTTTQTKAQNLSRRADGYGIPGIRVDGNDILAVYSVSRDAVERARNGEGPTLIETVTFRIKPHTVADDVTRYRPEEMTAGWDEKDPVRRLRAYLLAQGTLTEESEAALLEEIHTEFEEAVAAADSLPDPTPAEIVDHVFAEPTPQLKKQRAQIMEENGA
- a CDS encoding alpha-ketoacid dehydrogenase subunit beta; protein product: MTATAEKQVTAQRDASKPITMVAAINEALDQALERNPDVYIFGEDVGIMGGVFRATDGLQARYGEERVFDTPLAEAGIMGMAIGMGLAGLKPVAEMQFAGFIYPALDQIMSHLGRYRHRTRSRFSLPVVVRAPYGGGVHTPEQHADSPEAILAHVPGIKVVIPSNPQDAKGLLLAAIEDPDPVMFFESIKMYRSLKQEVDLGYYIIPLGQARIHREGTDLTLICYGGMVEICDKAAEAAAQAGISAEIIDLRTISPLDTDTLLESVRKTGRAVIVTEAPRTAGFHSEIAAVIAEEAVDSLLAPVVRVTGFDAPYPPFTAIEDKYRPTPTRVAKAMRQVMDY
- a CDS encoding diacylglycerol kinase; the encoded protein is MNKNVGSALSARRWMRSAGYAWAGLQRTYRQEANFRFEAWAAVTALGLTLWLDAPLTPILLVCALVLSLELVNSAVEAAIDLLSPGPHPLAAAAKDAAAGAVYVAAFFALLVGLNVLGPPLWALVSGR
- the ybeY gene encoding rRNA maturation RNase YbeY: MIDLVAEVPVDPGLTAALEHSLAAVMRHFGVQDREVTVVLVDDETIRALKLEHWGEDAVTDVLSFPSWEPGDPFMPPHLGDIIISLETAGRQAGARGHSLTREAALLASHGMTHLVGHDHPHAEGLGFEEGATGEAWQIFHDAWAAAQAALGDELEE